A genomic segment from Pseudomonas sessilinigenes encodes:
- the gcvT gene encoding glycine cleavage system aminomethyltransferase GcvT — MSTETLLKTPLHNLHLELGARMVPFAGYDMPVQYPLGVMKEHQHSREQAGLFDVSHMGQILLRGANTAQALETLVPVDIIDLPVGMQRYAMFTNEQGGILDDLMVANLGDEQLFLVVNAACKDQDLAHLRRHIGEQCDIQPLFEERALLALQGPAAVTVLARLAPQVAQMTFMQFKPVTLLGVDCFVSRSGYTGEDGFEISIPADQAEKIARALLAEPEVGPIGLGARDSLRLEAGLCLYGHDMNEQTTPIQASLLWAISKVRRADGARAGGFPGAEVIFAQQQEGVARKRVGLLPQERTPVREGAEIVDADDNIIGSVCSGGFGPTLGGPLAMGYLDIQYTALDTPVAAIVRGKKVPMLVSKMPFVPQRYYRG, encoded by the coding sequence ATGTCCACCGAAACACTGTTGAAAACCCCGCTGCACAACCTGCACCTGGAACTGGGGGCGCGCATGGTGCCGTTCGCCGGCTACGACATGCCGGTGCAGTACCCGCTGGGGGTAATGAAGGAACATCAGCACAGCCGTGAGCAAGCCGGGTTGTTCGATGTGTCCCACATGGGCCAGATCCTGTTGCGTGGCGCCAACACCGCCCAGGCCCTGGAAACCCTGGTGCCGGTAGACATCATCGACCTGCCTGTGGGCATGCAGCGCTATGCCATGTTCACCAATGAGCAAGGCGGCATCCTCGACGACCTGATGGTGGCCAACCTGGGCGACGAGCAGCTGTTCCTGGTGGTCAATGCCGCCTGCAAGGACCAGGACCTGGCCCACCTGCGCCGGCATATCGGCGAGCAATGCGATATTCAGCCGTTGTTCGAAGAGCGCGCCCTGCTGGCCTTGCAAGGCCCGGCGGCGGTCACGGTGCTGGCGCGCCTGGCACCGCAAGTGGCGCAGATGACCTTCATGCAGTTCAAGCCAGTAACGCTACTAGGGGTGGATTGCTTCGTCAGCCGTTCGGGCTACACCGGTGAAGACGGTTTCGAGATTTCGATTCCCGCCGACCAGGCGGAAAAGATCGCCCGCGCCCTGCTGGCCGAACCAGAAGTGGGGCCCATTGGCCTGGGCGCCCGCGACTCCCTGCGCCTGGAAGCCGGCCTGTGCCTCTATGGCCATGACATGAACGAGCAGACCACACCGATCCAGGCCAGCCTGCTCTGGGCCATCTCCAAGGTCCGCCGCGCCGATGGTGCCCGGGCCGGTGGTTTCCCCGGTGCCGAAGTGATCTTCGCCCAGCAACAAGAAGGCGTGGCGCGCAAGCGTGTCGGCCTGCTGCCCCAGGAACGCACACCGGTACGCGAAGGCGCGGAAATCGTCGATGCCGACGACAACATCATCGGTAGCGTGTGCAGTGGCGGCTTTGGCCCGACCCTGGGTGGACCATTGGCCATGGGTTACCTGGATATCCAGTACACCGCTCTCGATACGCCGGTCGCCGCAATAGTTCGTGGGAAAAAGGTGCCAATGCTTGTAAGCAAAATGCCATTCGTCCCACAACGCTACTACCGTGGCTAA
- a CDS encoding L-serine ammonia-lyase, producing MSLSVFDLFKIGIGPSSSHTVGPMRAAARFVEGLRREQLLAATTSVKVELYGSLGATGKGHGSDKAVLLGLEGEQPDTVDTENIAARLQAIRSSASINLLGEQRIAFNEKEHLALIRKPLPYHPNGMIFRAFDSAGLQIRSREYYSVGGGFVVDEDAAGADRIVEDTTPLTFPFKTAKELMLHCSTYGLSISQVMLGNESAWRPEAQTREGLLKIWQVMQDCVDAGCRHEGVLPGGLKVKRRAPALYRQLCKHPEAALRDALSVLDWVNLYALAVNEENANGGRVVTAPTNGAAGIIPAVLHYYMRFIPGANEDGVVRFLLTAAAIGILYKENASISGAEVGCQGEVGVACSMAAGALCEVLGGSVQQVENAAEIGMEHNLGLTCDPIGGLVQVPCIERNAMGSVKAINAVRMALRGDGQHFVSLDKVIRTMRQTGADMKSKYKETARGGLAVNIIEC from the coding sequence ATGTCCCTGAGTGTGTTCGACCTGTTCAAGATTGGCATCGGCCCCTCCAGCTCCCACACCGTTGGCCCGATGCGCGCAGCCGCGCGCTTCGTCGAGGGCTTGCGCCGTGAGCAGCTACTGGCCGCCACCACCAGCGTCAAGGTCGAGCTGTACGGCTCGCTGGGCGCCACCGGCAAGGGCCACGGCAGCGACAAGGCCGTGCTGCTGGGCCTGGAAGGCGAACAGCCGGACACCGTGGATACCGAGAATATTGCCGCGCGCCTGCAAGCCATACGTAGCAGCGCCAGCATCAACCTGCTCGGCGAACAGCGCATCGCGTTCAACGAGAAAGAACACCTGGCACTGATCCGCAAGCCCCTGCCCTATCACCCCAACGGCATGATCTTTCGTGCCTTCGATAGCGCCGGCCTGCAGATCCGCAGCCGCGAGTACTACTCCGTGGGTGGTGGTTTCGTCGTCGATGAGGATGCCGCCGGCGCCGACCGCATCGTCGAGGACACCACGCCCCTGACCTTTCCCTTCAAGACCGCCAAGGAGCTGATGCTGCACTGCAGCACCTATGGCCTGTCCATCAGCCAGGTCATGCTGGGCAACGAAAGTGCCTGGCGCCCGGAAGCCCAGACCCGCGAAGGCTTGCTGAAGATCTGGCAAGTCATGCAGGACTGCGTGGACGCCGGTTGCCGCCATGAAGGCGTGCTGCCGGGCGGGCTCAAGGTCAAGCGCCGGGCCCCGGCCCTGTACCGCCAGCTGTGCAAGCACCCGGAAGCGGCCCTGCGCGATGCGCTGTCGGTACTGGACTGGGTCAACCTCTATGCCTTGGCGGTCAACGAGGAAAACGCCAATGGCGGCCGGGTGGTCACCGCGCCCACCAACGGTGCCGCCGGCATCATCCCGGCGGTCCTGCACTACTACATGCGCTTCATCCCCGGGGCCAACGAGGACGGGGTGGTGCGTTTTCTCCTGACCGCCGCCGCCATTGGCATCCTCTACAAGGAAAACGCCTCGATCTCCGGCGCCGAAGTCGGTTGCCAGGGGGAAGTGGGCGTGGCCTGTTCGATGGCCGCCGGCGCCCTGTGCGAGGTACTGGGTGGCAGCGTGCAGCAGGTGGAGAACGCCGCGGAAATCGGCATGGAACACAACCTCGGACTGACTTGCGACCCCATTGGCGGGCTGGTGCAGGTGCCCTGCATCGAACGCAATGCCATGGGCTCGGTGAAAGCCATCAATGCGGTGCGCATGGCCTTGCGCGGAGACGGACAACATTTCGTCTCCCTGGACAAGGTGATCCGCACCATGCGCCAGACGGGCGCCGACATGAAAAGCAAATACAAGGAAACCGCCCGTGGCGGTTTGGCCGTGAACATTATCGAGTGCTGA
- the gcvP gene encoding aminomethyl-transferring glycine dehydrogenase, with translation MTVNLTTTNEFISRHIGPRQGDEQAMLASLGFDSLEALSASVIPESIKGTSVLELGNGQSEAQALASIKAIAAKNQLFKTYIGQGYYNCHTPSPILRNLLENPAWYTAYTPYQPEISQGRLEALLNFQTLISDLTGLPIANASLLDEGTAAAEAMTFCKRLSKNKGSHAFFASVHCHPQTLDVLRTRAEPLGINVVVGDERQLTDVSPFFGALLQYPASNGDLFDYRELTERFHAANALVAVAADLLALTLLTPPGEFGADVAIGSAQRFGVPLGFGGPHAAYFSTRDAFKRDMPGRLVGVSVDRFGKPALRLAMQTREQHIRREKATSNICTAQVLLANIASMYAVYHGPKGLAQIAQRIHQLTAILAQGLAEMGLPVEQQGFFDTLSLHTGARTAALHEQARAQRINLRVIDAELLGLSLDETCSQADVETLWTLLAEGKSVPDFATVAKATSSRIPAALVRQSAILSHPVFNRYHSETELMRYLRKLADKDLALDRTMIPLGSCTMKLNAASEMIPITWAEFGALHPFAPTAQSTGYQQLTSELEAMLCAATGYDAVSLQPNAGSQGEYAGLLAIRAYHQSRGEGRRDICLIPSSAHGTNPATANMAGMRVVVTACDARGNVDIEDLRAKAIEHREHLAALMITYPSTHGVFEEGIREICGIIHDNGGQVYIDGANMNAMVGLCAPGKFGGDVSHLNLHKTFCIPHGGGGPGVGPIGVKSHLAPFLPGHAALANKQGAVCAAPFGSASILPITWMYISMMGGAGLKRASQMAILNANYISRRLEEHYPVLYTGSNGLVAHECILDLRPLKDSSGISVDDVAKRLIDFGFHAPTMSFPVAGTLMIEPTESESKEELDRFCDAMIRIREEIRAVENGALDKDDNPLKNAPHTAAELVGEWSHPYSREQAVYPVASLVEGKYWPPVGRVDNVFGDRNLVCACPSIENYA, from the coding sequence ATGACCGTCAACCTGACCACCACCAACGAATTCATCAGCCGCCACATCGGCCCGCGCCAGGGCGATGAGCAAGCCATGCTCGCCAGCCTGGGCTTCGACTCCCTGGAAGCCCTGAGCGCCAGTGTGATCCCCGAGAGCATCAAGGGCACTAGCGTACTGGAACTGGGCAACGGCCAGAGCGAAGCCCAGGCCCTGGCATCGATCAAGGCCATCGCCGCCAAGAACCAACTGTTCAAGACCTATATCGGCCAGGGCTACTACAACTGCCACACCCCTTCGCCGATCCTGCGCAACCTGTTGGAAAACCCGGCCTGGTACACCGCCTACACCCCGTATCAGCCGGAGATTTCCCAGGGCCGCCTGGAAGCCCTGCTGAACTTCCAGACCTTGATCAGCGACCTCACCGGCCTGCCGATCGCCAACGCCTCCTTGCTCGACGAAGGCACCGCCGCCGCCGAAGCCATGACCTTCTGCAAGCGCCTGAGCAAGAACAAGGGCAGCCATGCCTTCTTCGCTTCCGTGCACTGCCATCCGCAGACCCTCGACGTCCTGCGTACCCGGGCCGAACCGCTGGGCATCAATGTGGTGGTGGGCGATGAACGTCAACTGACCGATGTCAGCCCGTTCTTCGGCGCCCTGCTGCAATACCCGGCCAGCAACGGCGATCTGTTCGACTATCGCGAGCTGACCGAGCGCTTCCATGCTGCCAACGCCCTGGTGGCCGTCGCCGCCGACTTGCTGGCCCTGACCCTGTTGACCCCGCCGGGCGAATTCGGCGCCGACGTGGCCATCGGCAGCGCCCAACGCTTTGGTGTACCGCTGGGTTTCGGCGGCCCGCACGCCGCCTACTTCTCCACCCGCGATGCGTTCAAGCGCGACATGCCCGGCCGCCTGGTCGGCGTCTCGGTGGACCGTTTCGGCAAGCCGGCGCTGCGCCTGGCCATGCAGACTCGCGAGCAGCACATCCGCCGCGAGAAGGCCACCAGCAACATCTGCACCGCCCAGGTACTGCTGGCCAACATCGCTAGCATGTATGCCGTTTACCACGGCCCCAAGGGTCTGGCGCAAATTGCCCAGCGCATCCACCAACTGACGGCGATCCTGGCCCAGGGCCTGGCCGAAATGGGCCTGCCTGTCGAGCAGCAAGGCTTCTTCGACACCCTGAGCCTGCACACCGGTGCCCGCACTGCCGCGCTGCATGAGCAGGCGCGTGCACAGCGCATCAACCTGCGGGTGATCGACGCCGAGCTCCTGGGCCTGTCCCTGGACGAAACCTGCTCCCAGGCCGACGTCGAGACCCTGTGGACACTGCTGGCCGAGGGCAAGTCGGTGCCAGACTTCGCCACCGTGGCCAAGGCCACTTCCAGTCGCATTCCTGCGGCACTGGTGCGCCAGTCGGCGATCCTCAGCCATCCGGTCTTCAATCGCTATCACTCGGAAACCGAGCTGATGCGCTACCTGCGCAAGCTGGCGGACAAGGACCTGGCCCTGGACCGCACCATGATCCCGCTGGGCTCGTGCACCATGAAGCTCAACGCCGCCAGCGAAATGATCCCGATCACCTGGGCCGAGTTCGGCGCCCTGCACCCCTTCGCTCCGACCGCGCAAAGTACCGGCTACCAGCAACTGACCAGCGAACTGGAAGCGATGCTCTGCGCCGCCACCGGCTATGACGCCGTCTCCCTGCAGCCCAATGCCGGCTCCCAGGGCGAGTACGCCGGCCTGCTGGCGATCCGCGCCTATCACCAGAGCCGTGGCGAAGGTCGTCGCGATATCTGCCTGATCCCGTCTTCGGCCCACGGCACCAACCCGGCCACCGCCAACATGGCCGGCATGCGCGTGGTGGTCACCGCCTGCGACGCCCGTGGCAACGTGGATATCGAAGACCTGCGAGCCAAGGCCATCGAGCACCGCGAGCACCTCGCTGCGCTGATGATCACCTACCCATCGACCCACGGCGTGTTCGAGGAAGGCATCCGCGAGATCTGCGGCATCATTCATGACAACGGCGGCCAGGTGTACATCGACGGCGCCAACATGAACGCCATGGTCGGCCTCTGCGCCCCGGGCAAGTTCGGTGGCGATGTGTCCCACCTGAACCTGCACAAGACCTTCTGCATTCCCCACGGCGGTGGCGGCCCGGGTGTCGGCCCGATCGGCGTCAAGTCGCACCTGGCACCGTTCCTGCCTGGCCATGCGGCCCTGGCCAACAAGCAAGGCGCGGTTTGCGCCGCGCCGTTCGGCAGCGCCAGCATCCTGCCGATCACCTGGATGTACATCAGCATGATGGGCGGTGCCGGCCTCAAGCGTGCCTCGCAGATGGCGATCCTCAATGCCAACTACATCTCCCGTCGCCTGGAAGAGCATTACCCTGTGCTCTACACCGGCAGCAACGGCCTGGTAGCCCACGAATGCATCCTCGACCTGCGCCCATTGAAGGACAGCAGTGGCATCAGCGTCGACGACGTGGCCAAGCGCCTGATCGACTTCGGCTTCCATGCCCCGACCATGTCGTTCCCGGTGGCTGGCACCTTGATGATCGAGCCGACCGAAAGTGAATCCAAGGAAGAACTGGACCGTTTCTGCGACGCCATGATCCGTATCCGCGAGGAAATCCGCGCGGTGGAGAACGGCGCCCTGGACAAGGACGACAACCCGCTGAAGAACGCTCCGCACACGGCTGCCGAACTGGTGGGCGAGTGGAGCCATCCGTACAGCCGCGAACAAGCGGTGTATCCGGTGGCTTCGTTGGTCGAAGGCAAGTACTGGCCTCCTGTGGGTCGGGTCGACAACGTGTTCGGCGACCGCAACCTGGTGTGCGCCTGCCCGTCGATCGAAAACTACGCTTAA
- the gcvH gene encoding glycine cleavage system protein GcvH: MSELRFTEDHEWLRTEADGSVTVGITAFAQNALGDVVFVQLPELQGYEKGAEAATVESVKAASGVYMPLDGEVVATNPALEDSPELVNEDPLGEGWFFRFIPADAAAVGQLLDQDAYDRLIQANAQA; the protein is encoded by the coding sequence ATGAGCGAGTTGCGTTTCACTGAAGATCACGAATGGCTGCGTACCGAAGCCGATGGCAGCGTCACCGTCGGCATCACGGCTTTCGCCCAGAACGCCTTGGGCGATGTGGTGTTTGTGCAACTGCCTGAACTGCAGGGTTACGAAAAAGGGGCCGAAGCGGCCACCGTGGAATCGGTAAAGGCGGCAAGCGGCGTGTACATGCCCCTGGATGGCGAAGTGGTAGCCACCAACCCGGCCCTGGAAGACAGCCCGGAGCTGGTCAACGAAGACCCGCTGGGCGAAGGCTGGTTCTTCCGCTTCATTCCTGCCGACGCCGCTGCCGTTGGCCAACTGCTGGACCAGGACGCCTACGACCGCCTGATCCAAGCCAACGCCCAGGCCTGA
- a CDS encoding anti-virulence regulator CigR family protein, with protein MKTKSLLVVALGAALVGTCLSPQADPGKGKGHGEQHGHQGNAGDSQAGPSIDPGGIRGILEGNRGYWSPGPSLPPGIQKKLARGKPLPPGIAKKLDGRLLGHLPRYDGYEWQQAGTDLILVTIATGVIYEVLHGILD; from the coding sequence ATGAAAACCAAGTCTCTGCTGGTGGTCGCATTGGGCGCGGCCCTGGTCGGCACCTGCCTTTCACCGCAGGCAGACCCGGGAAAAGGCAAAGGCCATGGCGAACAGCATGGCCATCAAGGAAATGCCGGTGACAGCCAGGCGGGTCCATCCATCGACCCAGGCGGGATACGCGGCATCCTCGAGGGCAACCGGGGGTACTGGAGCCCCGGCCCGTCACTGCCTCCCGGTATCCAGAAAAAACTCGCTCGGGGCAAACCGCTCCCACCCGGCATTGCGAAGAAACTCGATGGCCGGCTGCTCGGGCATCTGCCTCGCTACGACGGTTATGAATGGCAGCAAGCCGGAACCGACCTGATCCTGGTGACGATCGCCACTGGGGTGATCTATGAAGTGCTGCACGGCATTCTCGATTGA
- a CDS encoding sigma-54-dependent transcriptional regulator — MRIHVSFIDRVGITQEVLALLGGRNLNLDAVEMVPPNVYIDAPTLSPEVLEELRDALFNVRGVQAVTVVDILPGQRRHLQLDALLAAMTDPVLALDSAGKVLLANPALIALCGREPAGESVAELFADPGLLASLLENGFRLPLREIILNGQTLLLDATPITDAGALLTLYQPNRIGEQLSALHHDHAEGFDALLGESPAIRTLKARAQRVAALDAPLLIQGETGTGKELVARACHAISTRHSAPFLALNCAALPENLAESELFGYAPGAFTGAQRGGKPGLMELANQGTVFLDEIGEMSPYLQAKLLRFLNDGSFRRVGGDREIKVNVRILSATHRDLEKMVSEDSFREDLFYRLNVLNIEVPPLRERGQDILLLARYFMQQACTQIQRPVCRLTPGTYPALLGNRWPGNVRQLQNVIFRAAAICESNLVDIGDLDIAGTSVARQNDVEVQSLEQAVESFEKELLESLYVNYPSTRQLASRLQTSHTAIAHRLRKYGIPGKA; from the coding sequence ATGCGTATCCATGTCAGCTTCATCGACCGCGTCGGCATCACCCAGGAAGTCCTGGCCCTGCTGGGTGGACGTAATCTCAACCTGGATGCGGTGGAAATGGTGCCACCCAACGTCTACATCGACGCCCCGACACTGAGCCCCGAAGTCCTGGAAGAGCTGCGCGACGCCCTGTTCAACGTACGAGGTGTACAGGCAGTGACCGTGGTCGACATCCTGCCCGGCCAACGTCGCCACCTGCAGCTCGATGCCCTGTTGGCAGCCATGACCGATCCAGTGCTGGCCCTGGACAGCGCCGGCAAGGTCCTGCTGGCCAACCCGGCGCTGATTGCCCTGTGCGGTCGCGAACCTGCGGGAGAAAGCGTCGCCGAATTGTTTGCCGACCCTGGCCTGCTCGCCTCCCTCCTGGAAAACGGCTTTCGCCTGCCCCTTCGGGAAATCATCCTCAATGGCCAGACCCTGCTACTCGATGCCACCCCCATCACCGATGCCGGTGCGCTGCTGACCCTGTACCAGCCCAACCGTATTGGCGAGCAGTTGTCGGCGCTGCACCACGATCACGCCGAAGGCTTCGACGCCCTGCTCGGCGAATCGCCAGCGATCCGTACCCTCAAGGCCCGGGCCCAGCGGGTAGCGGCCCTGGATGCCCCGTTGCTGATCCAGGGTGAAACCGGGACCGGCAAGGAACTGGTGGCCCGGGCCTGTCACGCCATCAGTACCCGCCACAGCGCGCCGTTCCTGGCGCTGAACTGCGCCGCGCTGCCGGAAAACCTCGCCGAGAGCGAGTTGTTCGGCTATGCCCCGGGGGCCTTCACCGGGGCCCAGCGCGGGGGCAAGCCAGGGCTGATGGAGCTGGCCAACCAGGGCACGGTATTCCTCGATGAAATCGGCGAGATGTCGCCCTACCTGCAAGCCAAGCTCCTGCGCTTTCTCAACGACGGCAGCTTTCGTCGCGTCGGCGGCGACCGCGAGATCAAGGTCAATGTGCGCATCCTCAGCGCGACCCATCGCGACCTGGAGAAAATGGTCAGCGAGGACAGTTTCCGCGAGGACCTGTTCTACCGCCTCAATGTGCTGAACATCGAGGTACCGCCGTTGCGCGAGCGCGGCCAGGACATCCTGCTCCTGGCCCGCTACTTCATGCAGCAGGCCTGTACCCAGATCCAGCGACCGGTATGCCGCCTGACGCCGGGCACCTACCCGGCGCTGCTGGGCAATCGCTGGCCAGGCAACGTGCGCCAGTTGCAGAACGTGATCTTCCGGGCCGCAGCGATCTGCGAGAGCAACCTGGTGGACATCGGTGACCTGGATATCGCCGGTACGTCGGTGGCACGCCAGAACGATGTCGAGGTACAGAGCCTGGAACAGGCCGTGGAAAGCTTCGAGAAGGAGCTGCTGGAAAGCCTCTACGTCAACTACCCCTCCACCCGGCAATTGGCCAGCCGACTGCAAACGTCCCACACCGCCATCGCCCATCGCCTGCGCAAATACGGTATCCCCGGCAAGGCCTGA
- a CDS encoding DUF5064 family protein, translated as MAMFEPGHLHIERHALNKDDYSYNLCIDYELAQDPKEGRGMQFTLHGTIEDKPLKEQFFLAKDQAFDFARHAARIAQQHGMPKSANISSLHKYYDEMFEDVRRQLDIKPGDPMKPEHLE; from the coding sequence ATGGCCATGTTTGAGCCCGGTCACCTGCATATCGAGCGCCATGCGCTGAACAAGGACGACTACAGCTACAACCTGTGCATCGACTATGAACTGGCCCAGGACCCCAAGGAGGGTCGCGGCATGCAGTTCACCCTGCACGGCACCATCGAGGACAAGCCCCTCAAGGAGCAGTTCTTCCTGGCCAAGGACCAGGCCTTCGACTTCGCCCGCCATGCCGCGCGTATCGCCCAGCAACACGGGATGCCCAAGAGCGCGAATATTTCGTCCTTGCACAAGTACTACGACGAGATGTTCGAAGACGTGCGCAGGCAACTGGACATCAAGCCCGGCGACCCGATGAAACCCGAGCATCTGGAATAG
- the arcC gene encoding carbamate kinase, giving the protein MRIVVALGGNALLRRGEPMTADNQRANIRIATEQIAKIHPGNQLVIAHGNGPQVGLLSLQAAAYTQVSPYPLDVLGAETEGMIGYIIEQELGNLLDFEVPFATLLTQVEVDAKDPAFKNPTKPIGPVYDKEEAEKLAKEKGWAIAPDGDKYRRVVASPKPKRIFEIRPIKWLLEKSSIVICAGGGGIPTLYGEDGKLKGIEAVIDKDLCSALLARQLEADLLVIATDVNAAFVDFGKPTQKAIAQAHPDEIEKLGFAAGSMGPKVQAACEFARQTGKVAVIGSLSDIEAIVQGQAGTRISTGKPGISYL; this is encoded by the coding sequence ATGCGTATCGTCGTTGCATTGGGCGGTAACGCCCTGCTCCGCCGTGGTGAACCCATGACCGCGGACAACCAGCGCGCCAACATCCGCATCGCCACCGAACAGATCGCCAAGATCCATCCCGGCAACCAGCTGGTGATCGCCCACGGCAATGGTCCGCAAGTGGGACTGCTGTCGCTGCAGGCGGCGGCCTACACCCAGGTCTCGCCCTACCCGCTGGACGTACTCGGCGCCGAGACCGAGGGCATGATCGGCTACATCATCGAACAGGAACTGGGCAACCTGCTGGACTTCGAGGTGCCGTTCGCCACGCTGCTGACCCAAGTGGAAGTGGATGCCAAGGACCCGGCCTTCAAGAACCCGACCAAGCCCATCGGCCCGGTCTACGACAAGGAAGAAGCCGAGAAGCTGGCCAAGGAAAAAGGCTGGGCCATTGCCCCGGACGGTGACAAGTACCGCCGTGTAGTGGCGAGCCCGAAACCCAAGCGCATCTTCGAGATCCGTCCGATCAAGTGGCTGCTGGAAAAAAGCAGCATCGTGATCTGCGCCGGTGGCGGCGGTATCCCGACCCTGTATGGCGAGGACGGCAAGCTCAAGGGCATCGAGGCGGTGATCGACAAGGACCTGTGCTCGGCACTGCTGGCCCGGCAACTGGAAGCCGACCTGCTGGTGATCGCCACCGACGTCAACGCGGCGTTCGTCGACTTCGGCAAGCCGACCCAGAAGGCCATTGCCCAGGCCCATCCGGACGAAATCGAGAAGCTCGGCTTTGCCGCCGGCTCCATGGGACCCAAGGTCCAGGCGGCCTGCGAATTCGCCCGGCAGACTGGAAAAGTCGCGGTGATCGGTTCACTCTCGGACATTGAAGCCATCGTCCAGGGCCAGGCCGGTACGCGCATCAGCACAGGCAAACCCGGCATCAGCTACCTGTAG
- a CDS encoding ornithine carbamoyltransferase, which produces MAFNIHNRNLLSLEHHTPRELRYLLDLSRDLKRAKYTGTEQQHLKGNNIALIFEKTSTRTRCAFEVAAYDQGANVTYIDPNSSQIGHKESMKDTARVLGRMYDAIEYRGFKQEIVEELAKFAGVPVFNGLTDEYHPTQMIADVLTMREHADKPIHEISYAYLGDARNNMGNSLLLVGAKLGMDVRICAPKALWPHDDLVERCKKYAEESGARITLTEDPKAAVKGVDFIHTDVWVSMGEPVEAWAERIEQLLPYQVNTQLMKATGNPRTKFMHCLPAFHNSDTKVGKQIAEQYPHLANGIEVTDDVFESPACIAFEQAENRMHTIKAILVSTLADL; this is translated from the coding sequence ATGGCTTTCAACATCCACAACCGCAACCTGCTGAGCCTGGAACACCACACCCCACGCGAGCTGCGCTATCTGCTGGACCTGTCCCGCGACCTCAAGCGCGCCAAGTACACCGGCACCGAGCAGCAGCACCTGAAGGGCAACAACATCGCCCTGATCTTCGAAAAGACCTCCACCCGTACCCGCTGTGCCTTCGAGGTAGCGGCCTATGACCAAGGGGCCAACGTCACCTACATCGACCCCAATTCCTCGCAGATCGGCCACAAGGAAAGCATGAAGGACACCGCCCGGGTGCTGGGGCGCATGTACGACGCCATCGAGTACCGCGGCTTCAAGCAGGAGATCGTCGAGGAACTGGCGAAGTTCGCCGGGGTACCGGTGTTCAACGGCCTGACCGACGAATACCACCCGACCCAGATGATCGCCGACGTGCTGACCATGCGTGAGCACGCCGACAAGCCGATCCACGAAATCAGCTACGCCTACCTGGGCGATGCCCGCAACAACATGGGCAACTCGCTGCTGCTGGTGGGCGCCAAGCTCGGCATGGACGTGCGCATCTGCGCGCCCAAGGCCCTGTGGCCCCATGACGACCTGGTCGAGCGCTGCAAGAAATACGCTGAGGAAAGCGGCGCGCGCATCACCCTCACCGAGGACCCGAAAGCCGCGGTCAAGGGCGTGGACTTCATCCACACCGACGTCTGGGTCTCCATGGGCGAGCCGGTGGAAGCCTGGGCCGAGCGCATCGAGCAACTGCTGCCCTACCAGGTCAACACCCAGCTGATGAAGGCCACCGGCAACCCACGGACCAAGTTCATGCACTGCCTGCCGGCCTTCCACAACAGCGATACCAAGGTCGGCAAGCAGATCGCCGAGCAGTATCCGCACCTGGCCAACGGCATCGAAGTCACCGATGACGTGTTCGAGTCCCCGGCCTGCATCGCCTTCGAGCAGGCGGAGAACCGCATGCACACCATCAAGGCGATCCTGGTCTCGACCCTGGCCGACCTGTAA